In Dermacentor silvarum isolate Dsil-2018 chromosome 2, BIME_Dsil_1.4, whole genome shotgun sequence, the following proteins share a genomic window:
- the LOC119440937 gene encoding uncharacterized protein LOC119440937, whose product MPRSALPPEAWPPQKATPSPSIHREHKCEPKTLPGHFVDTRGETRSNSNGKTPLDRHARGFFFTDRTSPPKETAMKSTVGTSRLLLLAAAFAAVLLMTAPFAVEAAARQFCSPNGDVCLGPLDCCSGQCVNAVCCDEYLGTCPFDYYGPYWRRDRKVSIAAVPITPVPEEPSTSATELVTSVEKQEEASTPNTL is encoded by the exons ATGCCCCGATCGGCTTTGCCCCCAGAAGCGTGGCCCCCCCAAAAAGCAACCCCCTCTCCTTCCATTCACCGCGAACATAAATGCGAGCCGAAAACCCTGCCGGGCCACTTCGTTGACACACGCGGCGAGACTCGCAGCAACAGCAACGGAAAGACGCCTCTCGATCGACACGCCCGAGGTTTTTTTTTCACCGACCGGACTTCGCCACCAAAGGAAAC AGCCATGAAGTCCACAGTTGGCACGTCCCGTCTGCTGTTGCTTGCGGCCGCCTTTGCCGCCGTGCTGCTCATGACGGCCCCGTTTGCAGTTGAAGCCGCCGCCAGGCAGTTCTGCTCGCCCAACGGAGACGTG TGCCTTGGCCCCCTGGACTGCTGTTCGGGCCAGTGCGTGAACGCCGTGTGCTGCGACGAGTACCTGGGAACCTGCCCGTTTGATTACTA TGGTCCCTACTGGAGGCGCGACCGGAAGGTCTCCATCGCCGCGGTGCCCATCACTCCCGTACCGGAGGAACCTTCAACCTCCGCCACGGAGCTCGTCACCAGCGTGGAGAAGCAGGAAGAAGCATCTACGCCGAATACGCTGTAA